The Leptospira stimsonii genome includes the window CGATAATTTCGACTTCGTATTCGGAGATCGGTCTGGCCACGACTACTTTTGTCAAAGAAGTCCCGAGATCCAAAGCGGCGATGATTCTATCTCTTGGTTCTAACATATCAGTGATAGACCGCGTCTTCTCCTCTGATATCTACGAGTTCGGATTGAATCTTATCTTTTTCAAAATAGGCTAAGATTGCGTAGAGTTTACGAATCTGATCCCTGTGAAGAAGGGTTCCGATCTGAATTCTTAATTGAATCGGCTCGTCCGCGAAAAAAAAGATTTCCCCGTCTTCTTGGAGAAGAACTTCGGAGATTCTCGGTTTGAGAGCCGGATACATTCGAAAAGCCTGTTCAACGGAATTATAAAGATCTCGAAAACTCGCGTCTTGGATAAAGCCGTTCTTGACCGGAAAGTTTCCGGAAAGAACACAGAGGTCTTTTTCTCGAACGTCGTCTTTCGAAAGAACTCTGTGTTCGGAATCGATCTCGTAGAGATGTCCGTCCGAGTTGACGATGAAGGAAGCTTTTCTTTCGGTGAGTTCTATGAGGAGTTGGTCTTCCGACTTTTTCGTGATGCGTGCAGAATTCACTCTCGGATACCTGGAGAGTTTTTTTTCCAGAAGATCCAAGTCCAGAGTATCAAAGGAGGTTCCGGGTTGAATTTCAAGCATTCTGACGATTTCTTCCGTTTTGAGCTTTTCGTGCCCCGTAATGATTAACTTATTCAGTTCTCGGGGAATTCCTTGAAAACGAAATCCGAGAATCGCCCCAACGCTCAAAATACAGAGGAGAAGAGCCAAGAGGAGAATGTTTCTCCTTTTCTGCACGAATTCTCTTAGAAAGTCAATCAGATTATGTCTCATGGCCAGATCTTGAGGTAAATTTCTTCCCTGGTTCCAATATCGGGAATTTCTTTCTGAAGTACAGCTTGTTTTTAACGGGGAGTTCCCGCAATCTTGGGAAGCATTTGCAATTGGGAAGAATCCTTCGATTTGAAAGGCGGTCGTTTTCTCCGAGGCGCTCAAAAAAAGGGGAGTTCCCGCATTCTTCCGGAATACAAAGAGATTCCGATCCAAAAGAAGAATCCAAAAAATCGGAATTCGACTTTGGTTTTGTTGAACTCTTTAAGAGGTTGCTATTTTTTCAAAAAAAGAATTCCTTCTTGGAAAGCGACGTCTCTAATACCGATCTTATCATTATACGAATTCATTTATGAATCTCTCAAAACACACAACGGTCCTCACGGGCGTCATATTCTTCTTAGGATTCTCACTTGGATTGTATATGGCCGTAGTGGAAAAAGCCGGAACCATAGACGATTATCCTTATACGATGAAAATCTATTATCCACGTCTGGAAGGAATTCATCCCGGGGCGCCGGTTCGAATCCTTGGGGTGGAAAGAGGAATCGTCCGAAGTCTCGATGTGGTTCCGATCGACGAAGTCGGGGACCAACGATTTTTGAATAAGGATCAAACCAAAGCGATCGAGATCGTAATCCGACTCAAGGAGCCGATTACTCTCTGGGACAATTATAAGATTACCTTTCAGACGAATACGATTCTTTCCGGAAGAACGATCGATATCGATCCGGGTTCTTCCGAAAAAGACGATACAACTTTTTTCCAACCCACTTATCTCGAGGACGAACAACGAGCTCCCGACTTCCTTCCTTCCGCGGATTATTTCGAAGATTTTTTTGCCGCTTCCACGGGAGTGATTCGTGAGAATCGAGAAGACATTCGAGCCTCCTTCGCGAATCTCTACGAGATTTCCGAAAAACTCAAATCCAATCGGGGAACCATTCCGAAGATGATTCATTCTCCGGAAACCTACGATAATCTTCTGGAACTTCTTACGGACGCGAGAATTTTCGGAAACGATGCGAGACGTTATACGGAAGGATATCGTAAGTTGGAACGTTCCGCTCCGGCCCCTTTTACGATTAATATGTATCGAAGAACGACTCTCATAGGAAGCGTTGGAAACGATTATTATTTCGGAAAACTCTAAAGATCTTTTTTCAGCTTAGGATGCTTACGTAAGCTTTTTCTCTTCCAAGTCTTTCAAAGATAAAATTTCTCCATTCTCTACTTTGAACGATCCAAACTCAGGAACATTTAAAAAAGCTAAGCTCGATCCTTTCTCCTTTTCAAATTCTTGAAAGGAAAGTGAGAAAGAAAAAAGTTTTTTAATTTGAGAATTTTCTGATCTCTAAATTCTGATTGAATCCGGTGGAGATCCAATTTTGAAACATCCGAATTTAGAAATCATAGATCGTTTTTTCGAAGCGTATATACAAAGGGATTGGAATGAGTTAAGGAAAGTTCTTTCTCTGGATGCGAGGTGGAGTTTTCCCGGAAAACACCCTTATGGAGGTTGGAGGAACGGCTCTGAGGAAGTGATCCAATTTTTTGATACGATGGGTTCCGTAATGGGAAAATCCAACGTAAAAGCCGAAAAATTGATCGTCGCGGCGAACGATGATTATGTGATCGAAAGCCAACACGTTTTTACAAATAGAGATGATGGGACCAATTTGGATCACCTCGTTTGTGTTCTCTGGAAGTTTGCTGAGGGAAAGATCGTGGAAGGCATTCATTTTTTTGCAAATCCTGTGGAAGCGGATTCTTTCTTTACGAAAATCTCTCAGAAGAATTTAGAATAGAATTCAATTCTTCTTTCGCGAGCGCGAGGAGAATTTCCAATCGGCCACTCCAGAATTTATTTCTGGAGTGTTTGGCGAATTTGAGTCCTCATCGTATTTTGAGAATTTTTTAGGAACGTCTGGGACGGCGATTCTTTGTCGGGACAACCGCTTCGTTTCATCTTAAGACTGTAAGCTAGGAGTTCCTACTTTTTCAAGATTCCCATGGATTGTCGAACTTCGAACGAGGGAGTTCCTACTTTTTAGGATCAGGCGTTTACAGAAGAATCGCGAATTGTGGTGGAGTTCCCGCACTTCTCTGAAAACAAACTGACCAAAGCGGAACGGTGGAGTTCCCGCACTTCTCTGAAAATCAAACTGACCAAGGCGGAACGGTGGAGTTCCCGCACTTCTCTGAAAATCAAACTGACCAAAGCGGAACGGTGGAGTTCCCGCACTTCTTTGAAAATCAAACTGACCAAGTCAGAATTGCGGAGTTCCTACATTCTTCCGAACAGGTTAGAATTGTGTCAGTGAGCGCTTTTCTAAAAAACCGAATCGCAAATGGGAGTTCCTACTTTTTCAAGAATCCCCATGAATCACCGAATTTCAAACGAAGGAGTTCCTACTTTTTAGGATCAGGCGTTTACAGAAGAATCTCGATTGTGGAGTTCCCGCACTTTCTCTCAACAGAGAAATCAAAATTCTGCCGATGAAACCAATATGAAAGTTGCAATCATCCATGACTGGCTCAACGGGATGCGCGGAGGAGAATTGGTTCTGGATTCTCTCCTCAAAATCTATCCGTCGGCCGATCTCTTTACTCTATTCTACACCCCGGGAAAGCTGAATCCTCGGATCGAACAAAGAAAAATCACGACTGCATTCACAAACAATCTTCCTTTTAAGGATTCCAAATACCGTTGGTATCTTCCTCTTTTCCCGACCGCAATCGAATCCTTGGATTTGAAAGGATATGACCTTGTGATTTCTTCTTCTCATTGTGTCGCAAAGGGAGTCATCACGGATCCGGATTCGTTGCATTTCAGCTATGTCCATTCTCCGATGCGTTATGTTTGGGATCTCTACTATGATTATTTTCCTTCTCGCAAGGGAATCAAATTCTTCGCCTTCGAACTCATCTCGAATTATCTGAGAACCTGGGACGCGGCCTCTTCTTCTAGAGTGGATTCTTTCTGGTCCAATTCCGAATTCGTCGCAAGAAGAATCCAAAAATTCTATCGTAGAGAAGCGAAAGTCATCTTCCCGCCCTGTCTTCCTGAAAAATGGAAAGTAGTCTCCGAAAAAAAAGACGATTTCTATCTCATCGTCTCCGCATTCGCACCGTACAAAAGAATCGATCTCGCGATCGAAGCGTTTCGTAAGAATGGAAAGAGGCTCGTTCTCATCGGAGGCGGCCAAGAATTCAAAAAATTGACTTCTCATCTTCCGAAGAATATCGAAGTCCTTCCTCATCTCAAACGGGAAGAAGTCTTGGAATATTACAAAAAGGCAAAAGCCTTTATCTTTCCTGGAATGGAAGATTTCGGAATCGCTCCTGTCGAAGCGCAAGCCTTCCAAACACCGGTGATCGCCTTCGGAAAGGGCGGCGCTCTTGAAACCGTGATCTCGGGCAAAACGGGAATCTTTTTCCAAGAACAAACCGT containing:
- a CDS encoding cell division protein FtsQ/DivIB, with product MRHNLIDFLREFVQKRRNILLLALLLCILSVGAILGFRFQGIPRELNKLIITGHEKLKTEEIVRMLEIQPGTSFDTLDLDLLEKKLSRYPRVNSARITKKSEDQLLIELTERKASFIVNSDGHLYEIDSEHRVLSKDDVREKDLCVLSGNFPVKNGFIQDASFRDLYNSVEQAFRMYPALKPRISEVLLQEDGEIFFFADEPIQLRIQIGTLLHRDQIRKLYAILAYFEKDKIQSELVDIRGEDAVYH
- a CDS encoding MlaD family protein, whose protein sequence is MNLSKHTTVLTGVIFFLGFSLGLYMAVVEKAGTIDDYPYTMKIYYPRLEGIHPGAPVRILGVERGIVRSLDVVPIDEVGDQRFLNKDQTKAIEIVIRLKEPITLWDNYKITFQTNTILSGRTIDIDPGSSEKDDTTFFQPTYLEDEQRAPDFLPSADYFEDFFAASTGVIRENREDIRASFANLYEISEKLKSNRGTIPKMIHSPETYDNLLELLTDARIFGNDARRYTEGYRKLERSAPAPFTINMYRRTTLIGSVGNDYYFGKL
- a CDS encoding glycosyltransferase — encoded protein: MKVAIIHDWLNGMRGGELVLDSLLKIYPSADLFTLFYTPGKLNPRIEQRKITTAFTNNLPFKDSKYRWYLPLFPTAIESLDLKGYDLVISSSHCVAKGVITDPDSLHFSYVHSPMRYVWDLYYDYFPSRKGIKFFAFELISNYLRTWDAASSSRVDSFWSNSEFVARRIQKFYRREAKVIFPPCLPEKWKVVSEKKDDFYLIVSAFAPYKRIDLAIEAFRKNGKRLVLIGGGQEFKKLTSHLPKNIEVLPHLKREEVLEYYKKAKAFIFPGMEDFGIAPVEAQAFQTPVIAFGKGGALETVISGKTGIFFQEQTVESLNEAIERSDRISWKTADFQKNVSRFTEEKFIIEIQKQVETRMRTPRKKG
- a CDS encoding nuclear transport factor 2 family protein yields the protein MKHPNLEIIDRFFEAYIQRDWNELRKVLSLDARWSFPGKHPYGGWRNGSEEVIQFFDTMGSVMGKSNVKAEKLIVAANDDYVIESQHVFTNRDDGTNLDHLVCVLWKFAEGKIVEGIHFFANPVEADSFFTKISQKNLE